From Miscanthus floridulus cultivar M001 chromosome 15, ASM1932011v1, whole genome shotgun sequence, the proteins below share one genomic window:
- the LOC136506662 gene encoding uncharacterized protein isoform X2 — MENYVDVAYSVHKFQAAYDGMIPVITDKSQWSTVDKGFKLLPPIGKERGLGRQRKKRILGCLERSGKATRQVTCKGCGELGHRRTSWRCPLSVTKKGRGQGRQSQRKGQGDDMDTETAPPSPNPPAAPEPETAAQAPSPRTPRKRAALAPSPMTPRTRVAAKKEREAAEAATRMLDLEPPQPLEMIIAEAEHPPKSAPAKKLTPRKKLATKIKKSPAKGT; from the exons ATGGAGAACTATGTGGATGTGGCCTACTCAGTGCACAAGTTCCAAGCAGCCTATGATGGAATGATTCCTGTCATCACTGATAAGAGCCAGTGGTCAACAGTTGACAAGGGGTTCAAGCTTCTTCCACCAATTGGGAAGGAAAGAGGACTTGGGAGGCAAAGGAAAAAGAGGATTCTAGGATGCCTAGAGAGAAGTGGTAAAGCCACAAGGCAAGTTACTTGCAAGGGCTGTGGTGAATTAGGCCATAGGAGGACTAGTTGGAGGTGCCCACTAAGTGTCACCAAAAAAG GAAGAGGACAAGGAAGACAAAGTCAAAGAAAGGGCCAGGGTGATGACATGGACACTGAAACTGCACCACCTTCCCCAAATCCACCAGCGGCTCCTGAGCCTGAAACAGCTGCACAGGCACCTTCACCAAGGACCCCAAGAAAAAGGGCAGCCCTAGCACCATCACCAATGACACCTAGAACAAGGGTAGCAGCAAAGAAGGAAAGAGAGGCAGCAGAAGCAGCAACAAG GATGTTGGACTTGGAACCTCCCCAGCCCTTAGAAATGATCATTGCAGAGGCTGAGCACCCACCAAAATCTGCACCAGCTAAGAAGTTGACCCCAAGAAAGAAGCTGGCCACAAAGATAAAGAAATCACCTGCCAAGGGGACCTGA
- the LOC136506662 gene encoding protein IQ-DOMAIN 14-like isoform X1: MENYVDVAYSVHKFQAAYDGMIPVITDKSQWSTVDKGFKLLPPIGKERGLGRQRKKRILGCLERSGKATRQVTCKGCGELGHRRTSWRCPLSVTKKVAGRGQGRQSQRKGQGDDMDTETAPPSPNPPAAPEPETAAQAPSPRTPRKRAALAPSPMTPRTRVAAKKEREAAEAATRMLDLEPPQPLEMIIAEAEHPPKSAPAKKLTPRKKLATKIKKSPAKGT, translated from the exons ATGGAGAACTATGTGGATGTGGCCTACTCAGTGCACAAGTTCCAAGCAGCCTATGATGGAATGATTCCTGTCATCACTGATAAGAGCCAGTGGTCAACAGTTGACAAGGGGTTCAAGCTTCTTCCACCAATTGGGAAGGAAAGAGGACTTGGGAGGCAAAGGAAAAAGAGGATTCTAGGATGCCTAGAGAGAAGTGGTAAAGCCACAAGGCAAGTTACTTGCAAGGGCTGTGGTGAATTAGGCCATAGGAGGACTAGTTGGAGGTGCCCACTAAGTGTCACCAAAAAAG TTGCAGGAAGAGGACAAGGAAGACAAAGTCAAAGAAAGGGCCAGGGTGATGACATGGACACTGAAACTGCACCACCTTCCCCAAATCCACCAGCGGCTCCTGAGCCTGAAACAGCTGCACAGGCACCTTCACCAAGGACCCCAAGAAAAAGGGCAGCCCTAGCACCATCACCAATGACACCTAGAACAAGGGTAGCAGCAAAGAAGGAAAGAGAGGCAGCAGAAGCAGCAACAAG GATGTTGGACTTGGAACCTCCCCAGCCCTTAGAAATGATCATTGCAGAGGCTGAGCACCCACCAAAATCTGCACCAGCTAAGAAGTTGACCCCAAGAAAGAAGCTGGCCACAAAGATAAAGAAATCACCTGCCAAGGGGACCTGA